One genomic window of Coffea eugenioides isolate CCC68of chromosome 1, Ceug_1.0, whole genome shotgun sequence includes the following:
- the LOC113779632 gene encoding E3 ubiquitin-protein ligase WAV3-like, whose protein sequence is MGSKWRKAKLALGTKMCLHVPRTTEEPSPAPALALAPTSAGRFSDAVSLSPTPHRGSNCRLDMPTTPVPSSSGLRLPKHSSKSSKKNCAICLNSMKAGLGHAIFTAECSHSFHFHCITSNVKHGNQICPICRAKWKEIPFQSPAIEVTRGRTRINNVSLPQNDPWVTVLRRLPPPRVDTSRHVSSLFQITEPSVFDDDEIIHYQPETMENNSSLNDLIADNSAGAIDLKTYPEVSAVSKQAWHSNFTILIHLKAPHTIVPKQVRVDQSGSQMVPQHSRVPVDLVTVLDVSGSMAGTKLALLKRAMGFVIQNLGPSDRLSIVAFSSTARRVFPLRRMTDTGRQEALQAVNSLSSNGGTNIAEGLKKGAKVMTDRKSKNPVSSIMLLSDGQDTYSLSSPGAANSRTDYQFLLPVSMHRGSGAYSHIPVHTFGFGADHDAVAMHSVAETSGGTFSFIEAEDVIQDAFAQCIGGLLSVVVQELLVQVECIHPRLRLSSIKAGSYKTSLISNERIGSIEVGDLYADEERDFLVTTDIPVDKSSDEMSLVKIKCVYKDPVSKELVTANHAAEVKILRPETTGQLVVSMEVDKQRNRLRSAEAMAEARAAAEGGDLAAAVSVLEHCRKQLADSVSHKAGDRLCIALDAELREMQERMADRQIYETSGRAYVLSGLSSHSWQRATARGDSTDSTSLVQAYQTPSMVDMVSRSQTMLIGSPSPRRSLRPVRSFPARPMPR, encoded by the exons ATGGGGAGTAAATGGAGGAAAGCCAAGTTGGCTTTAGGAACGAAAATGTGCCTGCATGTTCCCAGAACAACTGAGGAACCCTCACCGGCGCCGGCCCTGGCGCTGGCACCCACTTCTGCCGGCAGATTTTCCGACGCTGTCTCGTTGTCTCCAACTCCTCACAGGGGGTCTAATTGCCGCTTGGATATGCCCACCACGCCTGTCCCTTCTTCTTCCGGCCTCCGCCTCCCTAAGCACTCCTCCAAATCTTCCAAG AAAAACTGTGCTATATGCTtgaactcgatgaaagctggcCTGGGCCATGCAATTTTCACAGCTGAATGCTCTCACTCATTTCACTTCCATTGTATCACATCTAATGTAAAACACGGAAACCAAATTTGTCCCATTTGCCGAGCAAAGTGGAAGGAAATCCCTTTTCAGAGTCCTGCTATTGAGGTTACTCGTGGAAGGACAAGGATTAACAATGTATCATTGCCCCAAAATGATCCTTGGGTGACTGTTTTAAGACGACTGCCTCCTCCACGAGTGGATACCAGCAGACatgtttcttcactttttcAGATTACGGAGCCAAGTGTATTTGATGATGATGAAATCATTCATTACCAACCTGAAACCATGGAAAATAACTCATCCTTGAATGATCTAATAGCTGACAATTCTGCTGGAGCAATTGATCTGAAAACGTATCCAGAAGTGTCTGCCGTTTCAAAACAAGCATGGCATAGTAATTTCACAATTCTAATACATCTCAAAGCTCCTCATACTATTGTCCCAAAGCAAGTTCGGGTAGATCAATCTGGCTCACAAATGGTACCTCAGCATTCTCGAGTTCCTGTTGATCTGGTTACAGTGCTTGATGTTAGTGGTAGCATGGCAGGTACAAAGCTTGCTTTGCTCAAAAGAGCTATGGGGTTCGTGATTCAAAATCTAGGGCCTTCTGACAGGCTTTCAATAGTAGCCTTTTCCTCCACTGCTCGCCGTGTCTTTCCACTTCGCAGGATGACCGACACTGGAAGACAAGAAGCTTTACAAGCAGTTAATTCACTGAGTTCAAATGGTGGGACAAACATTGCTGAGGGCCTAAAGAAGGGCGCCAAGGTGATGACTGACCGTAAGTCTAAAAATCCTGTTAGCAGTATAATGCTACTGTCTGATGGACAAGACACGTACAGTTTGAGCAGTCCTGGTGCAGCGAATAGCCGAACTGATTACCAATTCTTGCTCCCAGTTTCCATGCATCGTGGTAGTGGTGCCTACAGCCACATACCTGTCCACACTTTTGGATTTGGTGCTGATCATGATGCTGTCGCAATGCATTCAGTCGCTGAAACGTCTGGGGGAACATTTTCTTTCATAGAAGCAGAAGATGTGATTCAAGATGCTTTTGCTCAATGTATTGGTGGCCTTTTGAGTGTTGTGGTGCAGGAATTGCTAGTGCAGGTGGAGTGCATCCACCCCAGATTGCGATTGAGTTCAATAAAAGCAGGAAGTTACAAAACCAGTTTGATATCTAATGAAAGGATTGGCTCTATTGAAGTTGGAGATTTATACGCTGATGAAGAAAGAGATTTTCTAGTAACCACTGATATTCCAGTTGATAAATCAAGTGATGAGATGTCACTGGTAAAGATCAAGTGTGTTTATAAGGACCCTGTATCAAAAGAGTTAGTAACTGCGAATCATGCTGCTGAGGTCAAAATTCTGAGGCCTGAAACAACAGGACAACTTGTGGTGTCAATGGAGGTGGACAAGCAGCGAAACAGGCTCCGATCAGCAGAGGCAATGGCAGAAGCAAGAGCTGCTGCTGAGGGTGGCGATTTAGCAGCTGCCGTGTCTGTGCTGGAGCATTGTCGTAAACAGTTAGCAGATTCTGTCTCTCACAAAGCTGGAGATAGATTATGTATTGCATTGGATGCTGAGTTGAGGGAAATGCAAGAGAGAATGGCAGATCGCCAAATTTATGAAACATCTGGTAGGGCTTATGTTTTGTCAGGACTAAGCTCACACTCGTGGCAAAGGGCGACAGCCCGCGGCGACTCCACAGATAGTACAAGCCTGGTGCAGGCTTACCAAACTCCGTCGATGGTGGACATGGTTAGCAGGTCTCAAACGATGTTAATTGGGAGTCCATCTCCTCGACGTTCACTTAGGCCAGTACGATCATTTCCTGCTCGACCAATGCCAAGGTGA